A single genomic interval of Polyangium spumosum harbors:
- a CDS encoding FHA domain-containing protein: protein MHFRARVLRVVGPGRLREGEVVDLPEGGVIGREPGVEIRLDHPSVSRRHARITAGPRGALVPPLRIENLSTSSGLFLDGAPLEPGGARGFGEGSRLQIGAVLLEVLGPAETEPFCSPIPLEGAPGEAAASPAFVITRDGDACVVQFAGRYLDLQAAAARAFAALAASPSQVVHVWDIQEAVGSAGVVAPLVTAIRHAVRRLLDDGALDEALLRGLIARSGSGERLASLESLDRDALLRRLVLSRRGHGYVLCLPPDAVRIIDAG, encoded by the coding sequence GTGCATTTCAGGGCCCGCGTACTCCGTGTCGTCGGCCCCGGCCGCCTCCGGGAGGGAGAGGTCGTCGACCTGCCCGAGGGCGGCGTGATCGGGCGCGAGCCGGGCGTGGAGATCCGGCTCGATCACCCCTCGGTCTCGCGGCGCCACGCGCGCATCACGGCCGGGCCGCGCGGGGCGCTCGTGCCGCCGCTCCGCATCGAGAACCTCTCCACGTCGAGTGGCCTCTTCCTCGACGGCGCGCCCCTCGAGCCGGGCGGCGCGCGTGGCTTCGGCGAGGGCTCGCGCCTGCAGATCGGCGCCGTCTTGCTCGAGGTGCTCGGGCCCGCCGAGACCGAGCCGTTTTGCAGCCCGATCCCGCTCGAAGGCGCGCCCGGCGAGGCCGCGGCCTCGCCTGCGTTCGTCATCACCCGGGACGGCGACGCCTGCGTCGTGCAGTTCGCCGGCCGTTACCTCGACCTCCAGGCCGCGGCGGCGCGCGCCTTCGCCGCGCTGGCGGCGAGCCCTTCGCAGGTCGTGCACGTGTGGGACATCCAGGAGGCGGTGGGCAGCGCGGGCGTGGTGGCGCCGCTCGTCACGGCGATCCGCCACGCGGTCCGGCGCCTGCTCGACGACGGCGCGCTCGACGAGGCGCTCTTGCGAGGCCTCATCGCGCGGAGCGGCAGCGGCGAGCGGCTGGCGAGCCTCGAATCACTCGATCGGGACGCGCTCCTCAGGCGGCTCGTGCTCTCGCGCCGCGGGCATGGATACGTCCTCTGCTTGCCGCCCGACGCCGTGCGGATCATCGACGCGGGCTGA
- the tsaE gene encoding tRNA (adenosine(37)-N6)-threonylcarbamoyltransferase complex ATPase subunit type 1 TsaE, protein MPTIVPLPTRRATIRLARAVAAALVPGDLVILAGDLGAGKTFFTRALCRALGVPASEPITSPTFTLVHEHEARLPIAHADLYRVGDEDELAQLGLRDRRGEGAVLVVEWGAPYAAALGGDALSVTFEVAADGTRRARLEAGGARASALLAAVTGAGRP, encoded by the coding sequence GTGCCCACGATCGTCCCGCTCCCCACGCGTCGCGCCACGATCCGGCTCGCCCGCGCCGTCGCCGCGGCGCTCGTCCCGGGTGACCTCGTGATCCTCGCGGGCGACCTCGGCGCCGGGAAGACCTTCTTCACCCGCGCCCTCTGCCGCGCCCTCGGCGTCCCCGCGAGCGAGCCCATCACGAGCCCCACCTTCACCCTCGTCCACGAGCACGAAGCGCGCCTGCCGATCGCCCACGCCGACCTCTACCGCGTCGGCGACGAGGACGAGCTCGCGCAGCTCGGCCTGCGGGATCGGCGCGGCGAGGGGGCCGTGCTCGTCGTCGAGTGGGGCGCGCCGTATGCGGCGGCGCTCGGCGGGGACGCGCTCTCCGTCACGTTCGAGGTCGCGGCGGATGGGACGAGGCGGGCGCGGCTCGAGGCGGGCGGCGCGCGCGCCTCGGCGCTGCTCGCGGCCGTGACGGGCGCCGGACGGCCGTGA
- a CDS encoding succinate dehydrogenase has product MSEAALADQSLFAQNRRAFLLRKLHSLTGVAPVGAFMVFHLWTNAKALQGQEPFDKAVSEITHTPYLPVLEWGLILLPLLFHAGYGVKLALDAKYNVSKYKTTRNWAFTLQRVTGLMAFAFIAFHLYEYWGKKLVGKMAPEQFYPALCQNMSATVKGIPVVGLLYVLGIAACVFHFANGLWGFCFSWGVTVSRRSQQMAAAVFGVLGVAIFLLGANTAIYFATGQSVQDMIFGRKETSGARTCADILQQTQKPVSVGPVIE; this is encoded by the coding sequence GTGTCCGAAGCAGCGCTGGCCGATCAATCCCTCTTCGCGCAGAACCGCCGCGCGTTTCTCCTGCGCAAGTTGCACTCGCTCACGGGCGTCGCGCCCGTCGGCGCCTTCATGGTGTTCCACCTGTGGACGAACGCCAAGGCGCTCCAGGGACAGGAGCCCTTCGACAAGGCCGTCTCGGAGATCACCCACACGCCGTACCTGCCGGTGCTCGAGTGGGGGCTGATCCTCCTGCCCCTGCTTTTCCACGCGGGTTACGGGGTCAAGCTCGCGCTCGACGCGAAGTACAACGTCTCGAAGTACAAGACCACGCGCAACTGGGCCTTCACGCTCCAGCGCGTGACAGGCCTCATGGCCTTCGCGTTCATCGCGTTCCACCTCTACGAGTACTGGGGCAAGAAGCTCGTGGGCAAGATGGCGCCCGAGCAGTTCTACCCCGCGCTCTGCCAGAACATGTCGGCCACGGTGAAGGGCATCCCGGTCGTGGGTTTGCTCTACGTGCTCGGCATCGCGGCGTGTGTCTTCCACTTCGCGAACGGGCTCTGGGGCTTCTGCTTCTCGTGGGGCGTGACGGTGTCGCGCCGCTCGCAGCAGATGGCGGCGGCCGTCTTCGGCGTGCTCGGCGTGGCGATCTTCTTGCTCGGCGCGAACACGGCGATCTACTTCGCCACGGGCCAGAGCGTGCAGGACATGATTTTCGGCAGGAAGGAAACGTCGGGCGCGCGCACGTGCGCCGACATCCTCCAGCAAACGCAGAAGCCCGTCTCCGTCGGGCCGGTCATCGAGTGA
- a CDS encoding ABC transporter permease codes for MDDSEPKLLQRILDPVLGFFENIGTTVSLTFQTVAWLFRPPFRASQMLAAMDYIGVQSTFLVGLTGLFSGMVVALQSVYALKQFSAEANVGGIVAVSLMREVSPVFSALMITARAGSGMAAELGNMRVTEQIDAITTMGVSPVQYLLSPRLLAGVMMGPLLCMLYSTIGMIGCYLVAVAWLGGDWGFFLRSIHDFARPRDLFMGLVKGAIFGFLIASIACRHGYFASGGARGVGMATTRAVVESCVAILVANYVLTQVMLGDM; via the coding sequence GTGGACGACTCCGAGCCGAAGCTCTTGCAGCGGATCCTGGATCCCGTGCTCGGCTTCTTCGAGAACATCGGGACCACGGTGAGCTTGACCTTCCAGACCGTGGCCTGGCTCTTCCGCCCCCCGTTCCGGGCGAGCCAGATGCTCGCCGCGATGGATTACATCGGCGTGCAGTCGACCTTCCTCGTGGGCCTCACGGGCCTCTTCAGCGGCATGGTCGTCGCGCTCCAGTCGGTCTACGCGCTCAAGCAGTTCAGCGCCGAGGCGAACGTGGGCGGGATCGTGGCCGTCTCGCTCATGCGTGAGGTCTCGCCCGTGTTCTCGGCGCTCATGATCACGGCGCGGGCGGGCAGCGGCATGGCGGCCGAGCTCGGCAACATGCGCGTGACCGAGCAGATCGACGCGATCACCACGATGGGCGTGAGCCCGGTGCAGTACCTCCTCTCGCCGCGCCTGCTCGCGGGCGTGATGATGGGCCCGCTCCTCTGCATGCTTTATTCGACCATCGGCATGATCGGCTGCTACCTCGTGGCCGTCGCCTGGCTCGGCGGCGACTGGGGGTTTTTCCTGCGCAGCATTCACGACTTCGCCCGCCCGCGTGACCTCTTCATGGGCCTCGTGAAGGGCGCGATTTTTGGTTTCCTGATCGCGTCGATCGCCTGCCGCCACGGGTATTTCGCGTCCGGCGGCGCGCGCGGCGTGGGTATGGCGACGACGCGGGCCGTCGTCGAGAGCTGCGTGGCCATCCTCGTGGCCAATTACGTCCTCACGCAGGTGATGCTGGGAGACATGTGA
- a CDS encoding protein kinase domain-containing protein, whose protein sequence is MTKEFGPRDPAATVATVDGTAPHPRPTREASIGPGSILRHYEIIRPLGRGGMGTVFLARDRSLGRRVALKLITEHTGARAERFLVEARATAELSHENIVVIHELGEHFGKPYLVLEYLEGETLDVLLAEDHGRRGLSPSRAVELVIPVARALVFAHERGIVHRDLKPANILLTRAGVVKVLDFGIAKRVGAPETTTHGANDPDDDDPALTAEGARIGTTSYMSPEQWEGSPVDHRTDIWAVGVLLAELVLGENPLANAPSGERRPPMPSLRELRPDLGKLGSIIDRCLIEQKEDRLESARVLLDELEALLPTSGRARAGEAQNPYAGLSAFQQSDASRFFGRSRAIAEVVGRLAEEPLIAVVGPSGAGKSSFVRAGVIPALGRSGDAVEAFTIRPGPRPLCALAELLLSRAPDTSSHDAQAAVAPREAPLAEDREGLVTRLAREPGLVGTRLRMRARRKQKRIVLFVDQLEELFTLASAEERLAFFSCLAGVADDAGSPLRVIVAIRSDFLDRVAEARGLLGAFSRGIMLLAPMDREGLREALVRPLEAVDHAFESPALVEEMLDTLEHTTGALPLLSFTAARLWETRDRERRILTEESHRRMGGVTGALSGHAEAVLAAMSPEERKLARAALLRLVTPERTRALATLGELGELGAPAEMERGLGRLIEARLLSVEGGGKADARVEIVHESLIGGWPSLARWLDENGEDAAFLSRLRHAAREWQASGASDDLLWRGQAATDAQRFQARFSGELARGEARYLGAVVDYADRARRLRLRIGAGAFAALATIAVVVSYLAIRADREAVRAQAEARQARNATRMAAARELSGDPTTVLALLREIEPPDAPRGWAELSRWALEAGAAEVVLTHPEPLTRAAWSPDGARIVTTSDDRIVRVWNANGTGQTIPLRGHEGRVWWAAWSPEGRRIVTASEDRTARVWNADGTGQTMALRGHEDRVWSAAWSPEGGRIVTASEDGTARVWSAESGKEILVLRGHEAGVLSAGWSPDGRRVVTASRDRTIRVHELDATRESLVFRGHEDVVSSAAWSADGQRIVSASRDKTARIWRADGKGDPLVLRGHDNWLWSASFDPGGEYVVTTSQDFTARVWRADGKGEPLVLRGHGDSVWSAEWSPDGQRVVTASKDKTARMYRAHGGAHRPVVLRGHEDTVSSALFRPDGQRILTASADRTARIWSERGEEALFVLRGHDDAVWSAVWSPDGKRIATASDDRTARFWSADGGAPSRVFRGHEDTVWSVVWSPDGKRIATASADRTARIWNAEGESAPFVFRDHEDTVWCVSWSPDGERLVTASADRTARIWSVEGRAPPLVLRGHEDTVGSAVWSPDGERIVTASWDNTARVFRVEDGVELFALRGHRHWVNWAEFSPDGGRIVTASQDKTVRIWNVDGTGEPVVLRGAEKGYNRASFRADGKSVVAAAEDGTAWLWTDLEPLAGTSDPKLWSATTYCMPVERRIEILNVSEAMARADLESCQRRVEQAHAARP, encoded by the coding sequence GTGACGAAGGAGTTCGGCCCCCGGGATCCCGCGGCGACCGTGGCCACCGTGGACGGTACGGCGCCCCACCCGCGCCCCACGCGTGAGGCGTCGATCGGACCGGGATCGATCCTCCGGCATTACGAGATCATTCGGCCGCTCGGCCGGGGCGGCATGGGGACGGTTTTCCTCGCCCGGGACCGGTCGCTCGGCCGCCGGGTCGCCCTGAAGCTGATCACCGAGCACACGGGCGCGCGCGCCGAGCGATTCCTGGTCGAGGCGCGCGCCACGGCGGAACTTTCGCACGAGAACATCGTGGTCATCCACGAGCTCGGCGAGCATTTCGGAAAGCCGTACCTCGTCCTCGAATACCTGGAGGGCGAGACGCTCGACGTCCTGCTCGCCGAGGACCACGGGCGCCGAGGGCTCTCCCCGAGCCGCGCCGTCGAGCTCGTGATCCCGGTCGCGCGCGCGCTCGTCTTCGCGCACGAGCGAGGCATCGTTCACCGCGATTTGAAGCCGGCGAACATTCTGCTCACCCGTGCGGGCGTGGTGAAGGTGCTCGATTTCGGGATCGCGAAGCGCGTGGGCGCGCCGGAGACGACGACGCACGGGGCGAACGATCCGGACGACGACGATCCGGCCCTGACCGCGGAGGGCGCGCGGATCGGGACCACGTCGTACATGTCGCCCGAGCAATGGGAGGGTTCGCCCGTCGATCACCGGACCGATATCTGGGCCGTAGGTGTCCTCCTGGCCGAGCTCGTGCTCGGGGAAAACCCCCTGGCGAACGCCCCTTCCGGCGAGCGCCGCCCGCCGATGCCCAGCCTGCGCGAGCTGCGGCCCGACCTCGGCAAGCTCGGCTCGATCATCGACCGTTGCCTCATCGAGCAAAAGGAAGATCGGCTGGAGAGCGCCCGCGTGTTGCTCGACGAGCTCGAAGCGCTCCTGCCCACGTCGGGGCGGGCGCGAGCGGGCGAAGCGCAGAACCCGTACGCGGGCCTGTCCGCATTTCAGCAGAGCGATGCCTCCCGGTTTTTTGGTCGTTCCCGCGCGATCGCGGAGGTCGTCGGGAGGCTCGCCGAGGAGCCGCTCATCGCCGTCGTGGGGCCGTCGGGAGCGGGGAAATCGTCCTTCGTGCGCGCGGGCGTGATCCCCGCGCTCGGGCGCTCGGGCGACGCCGTGGAGGCCTTCACGATCCGCCCGGGTCCGAGGCCGCTTTGCGCGCTCGCCGAGCTCCTGCTTTCGCGGGCCCCGGACACGTCGAGCCACGACGCGCAGGCAGCGGTGGCCCCGCGGGAGGCGCCGCTCGCCGAGGATCGCGAGGGGCTCGTCACGAGGCTCGCGCGGGAGCCCGGGCTCGTCGGGACACGATTACGGATGCGCGCTCGGCGGAAGCAAAAACGTATCGTGCTCTTCGTGGACCAGCTCGAAGAGCTCTTCACGCTGGCGAGCGCCGAGGAGCGCCTCGCGTTTTTCTCGTGCCTCGCGGGCGTGGCCGACGACGCGGGGTCGCCCTTGCGGGTGATCGTCGCGATCCGGAGCGATTTCCTCGACCGGGTGGCCGAGGCGCGCGGGCTGCTCGGCGCATTCAGCCGTGGAATCATGCTGCTCGCGCCGATGGACCGAGAGGGGTTGCGGGAGGCGCTCGTGCGTCCGCTGGAGGCGGTCGACCACGCATTCGAGAGCCCCGCGCTCGTCGAGGAGATGCTCGACACGCTGGAGCACACGACCGGGGCGCTGCCATTGCTCTCGTTCACCGCGGCGCGGCTGTGGGAGACGCGGGATCGGGAGCGGCGCATCTTGACGGAGGAGAGTCATCGTCGCATGGGCGGCGTGACCGGGGCGCTCTCGGGCCACGCGGAGGCGGTGCTCGCGGCCATGTCCCCCGAGGAGCGCAAGCTCGCGCGCGCGGCGCTGCTCCGGCTCGTCACGCCCGAGCGCACGCGGGCGCTCGCGACGCTCGGCGAGCTCGGCGAGCTCGGCGCGCCCGCGGAGATGGAGCGGGGGCTCGGGCGCTTGATCGAGGCGCGGCTGCTCTCGGTCGAGGGCGGCGGGAAGGCGGACGCGCGGGTCGAGATCGTGCACGAGTCGCTGATCGGCGGCTGGCCCTCGCTCGCGCGGTGGCTCGACGAAAACGGGGAGGACGCGGCATTTTTATCGCGGTTGCGGCACGCGGCGCGGGAATGGCAGGCGAGCGGCGCGTCGGACGATCTGCTCTGGCGCGGGCAGGCGGCGACGGATGCGCAGCGATTTCAGGCGAGGTTTTCGGGGGAGCTCGCGCGAGGCGAGGCGCGGTACCTCGGCGCCGTCGTCGATTACGCGGATCGGGCGCGGCGGCTGCGTCTTCGTATCGGGGCGGGGGCGTTCGCTGCGCTCGCGACGATCGCGGTCGTCGTGTCGTATCTGGCGATCCGCGCGGATCGTGAGGCCGTTCGGGCGCAAGCGGAGGCTCGGCAGGCGCGCAATGCGACACGAATGGCCGCGGCGCGCGAGCTCTCGGGGGATCCGACGACGGTGCTCGCGCTCCTTCGTGAAATCGAGCCGCCCGACGCGCCGCGGGGCTGGGCGGAGCTATCGCGCTGGGCGCTCGAAGCCGGCGCGGCGGAGGTGGTGCTCACGCATCCGGAGCCGCTGACGCGCGCGGCGTGGAGCCCCGACGGCGCGCGTATCGTCACGACGTCGGACGACCGGATCGTCCGGGTATGGAATGCAAATGGGACTGGACAAACCATCCCTCTCCGCGGTCACGAAGGCCGGGTCTGGTGGGCGGCGTGGAGCCCCGAGGGGAGACGCATCGTCACCGCGTCGGAGGACAGGACGGCGCGGGTATGGAATGCGGATGGGACCGGACAAACCATGGCCCTTCGAGGGCATGAGGACCGGGTCTGGTCGGCGGCGTGGAGCCCGGAAGGCGGGCGGATCGTCACGGCGTCGGAGGATGGGACGGCGCGGGTATGGAGCGCCGAGAGTGGAAAAGAGATCCTCGTCTTGCGTGGCCACGAGGCCGGGGTCCTTTCGGCGGGGTGGAGCCCCGACGGCCGGCGCGTCGTGACCGCGTCGAGGGACAGGACGATTCGTGTGCACGAGCTCGATGCGACGCGCGAATCGCTCGTTTTTCGTGGACACGAGGACGTCGTGAGCTCGGCGGCGTGGAGCGCCGACGGCCAGCGCATCGTCTCGGCCTCGAGGGACAAGACCGCGCGAATATGGCGGGCGGACGGAAAGGGCGACCCGCTGGTACTCCGCGGTCACGACAACTGGCTCTGGTCCGCGAGCTTCGATCCCGGCGGCGAATACGTCGTCACGACCTCGCAGGATTTCACGGCGCGGGTATGGAGGGCGGACGGCAAGGGCGAGCCGCTGGTGCTCCGCGGGCACGGCGATTCGGTCTGGTCCGCGGAATGGAGCCCCGACGGGCAGCGTGTGGTCACGGCGTCGAAGGACAAGACGGCGCGGATGTACCGGGCCCATGGCGGGGCACATCGACCCGTGGTTCTTCGTGGCCACGAGGATACCGTGTCATCCGCCTTGTTTCGGCCCGACGGGCAGCGAATCCTTACCGCGTCGGCGGACAGGACCGCGCGCATCTGGAGCGAGCGCGGCGAGGAGGCGCTTTTCGTCCTGCGGGGTCACGACGATGCGGTCTGGTCGGCGGTGTGGAGCCCCGACGGCAAACGCATCGCCACCGCGTCGGACGACAGGACCGCGCGTTTCTGGAGCGCCGACGGCGGGGCGCCCTCGCGTGTCTTTCGTGGGCACGAGGACACGGTCTGGTCGGTGGTGTGGAGCCCCGACGGCAAGCGAATCGCCACGGCTTCGGCGGACAGGACGGCGCGGATATGGAATGCCGAGGGCGAATCCGCGCCCTTCGTGTTCCGAGATCACGAGGATACGGTCTGGTGCGTATCGTGGAGCCCCGACGGGGAGCGTCTCGTGACGGCGTCGGCCGACAGGACCGCGCGTATCTGGAGCGTCGAGGGCCGCGCGCCGCCGCTCGTGCTCCGCGGGCACGAGGACACGGTTGGCTCGGCGGTGTGGAGCCCCGACGGCGAGCGCATCGTCACGGCCTCGTGGGACAATACGGCGCGCGTCTTTCGTGTCGAGGACGGCGTGGAGCTCTTCGCCCTTCGGGGTCACCGGCATTGGGTAAACTGGGCGGAGTTCAGTCCTGATGGCGGGCGCATCGTCACGGCCTCGCAAGACAAGACGGTCCGCATCTGGAATGTGGACGGGACGGGCGAGCCGGTGGTTTTGCGCGGGGCGGAAAAAGGCTACAATCGTGCGTCGTTCCGCGCGGATGGCAAGAGCGTCGTCGCCGCGGCGGAGGACGGGACCGCGTGGTTGTGGACCGACCTCGAGCCGCTCGCCGGGACGTCGGATCCGAAGCTCTGGTCGGCGACCACGTATTGCATGCCGGTCGAGCGCCGGATCGAGATCCTGAACGTCTCCGAGGCCATGGCGCGGGCCGATCTGGAGAGCTGCCAGCGGCGCGTCGAGCAGGCCCACGCGGCGCGTCCCTGA
- a CDS encoding sigma 54-interacting transcriptional regulator, which translates to MSTTEEKAPVVRRGPARAPRLRLVYSGDVLVPPSTFVVSHGETPIGRDVPAGVRLAQDGRASRLHATLHRGALGMLRIVDEKSRNGTYVNGRRVEEASLADGDVLSVGDSHFVVRLEPEDLGDAPVPALVGTAPCMRALRRAIHEVAPTRATVSILGESGCGKEVVARALHDLGRPQGPFVAVNCSAIPETLAESQLFGHVAGAFTGAVARPGLFRAAHGGTLFLDEIGDLPPALQPKLLRAIEDHAVLPVGATSPIACDVRIVAATNRDLRAAVEGGAFRGDLFARISTFLLEIPPLRARREDILELLLHALGAPRRRLSSALAEALLLHPWPFNVREVLALAAQLRIRGGSADVLDLDLVEGRLTPAPAATGDTDEDDEREEAAAEKEPPPGRVELEALLQKHRGVVADVARVMRRSRKQVYRWITEHGVDVRRFRG; encoded by the coding sequence ATGAGCACCACCGAGGAGAAAGCCCCTGTCGTCCGGCGGGGTCCGGCGCGGGCCCCGCGGCTTCGCCTGGTGTATTCGGGCGACGTGCTCGTCCCGCCTTCGACGTTCGTGGTCTCGCACGGCGAGACGCCCATCGGGCGTGATGTCCCCGCGGGTGTTCGGCTCGCGCAGGACGGCCGCGCCTCGCGCCTGCACGCGACCTTGCACCGCGGCGCGCTCGGCATGCTGCGGATCGTCGACGAAAAAAGCCGCAATGGCACCTACGTCAATGGGCGGCGCGTCGAGGAGGCCTCCCTCGCGGACGGCGATGTCCTCTCGGTCGGCGATTCTCATTTCGTCGTCCGACTCGAGCCGGAGGACCTCGGCGACGCGCCCGTGCCGGCCCTCGTCGGCACCGCGCCGTGCATGCGCGCGCTCCGCAGGGCCATCCACGAGGTCGCGCCCACGCGGGCGACGGTCTCGATCCTCGGCGAGAGCGGGTGCGGCAAGGAGGTCGTCGCGCGCGCGCTCCACGACCTCGGCCGCCCCCAGGGGCCGTTTGTCGCGGTCAATTGCAGCGCCATCCCGGAGACCCTGGCCGAGAGCCAGCTCTTCGGCCACGTCGCCGGCGCCTTCACCGGGGCCGTGGCCCGCCCCGGGCTCTTCCGCGCGGCGCACGGAGGCACGCTTTTCCTCGACGAGATCGGCGACCTGCCGCCCGCCCTTCAACCCAAGCTCCTCCGCGCGATCGAAGACCACGCCGTTCTCCCCGTCGGCGCCACGAGCCCGATTGCGTGTGACGTGCGAATCGTCGCCGCCACGAACCGAGACCTCCGGGCCGCGGTCGAAGGCGGGGCCTTCCGAGGCGACCTCTTCGCGCGGATCTCCACCTTCCTGCTGGAAATCCCCCCCTTGCGCGCGCGCCGCGAGGACATCCTCGAGCTCCTCCTCCACGCGCTCGGCGCGCCTCGCCGGCGCCTCTCGTCCGCGCTCGCGGAGGCCTTGCTCCTGCACCCGTGGCCCTTCAATGTCCGGGAGGTCCTCGCGCTCGCCGCGCAGCTCCGCATTCGCGGCGGCAGTGCGGACGTGCTCGACCTCGACCTCGTCGAAGGTCGTCTCACGCCCGCGCCGGCCGCGACGGGCGACACGGACGAGGACGACGAGCGCGAGGAAGCCGCCGCCGAGAAGGAGCCGCCGCCGGGCCGCGTGGAGCTCGAGGCGCTGCTTCAGAAGCACCGGGGCGTCGTCGCGGACGTGGCCCGCGTGATGCGCCGGTCGCGCAAGCAGGTGTATCGGTGGATCACGGAGCACGGGGTCGACGTGCGGCGCTTTCGGGGGTGA
- a CDS encoding XylR N-terminal domain-containing protein, whose translation MLEFSPHEGQIRLGPDRMLIFRQAAFGVLRALLFERLGLEMTNSVLAQFGHRCGQGDYVALNAMFDWDTDEDRVGSGPVLHSWEGLVLAKPEHLHFNRAEGSFHMYGAWESSYEAEIHREHIGESGAPVCFTLAGYASGYASAFMDRPMLCVETQCAAAGAEVCRWEIQPEDAWDTRADPYRRALAATGSTIQKELERSLERLSTPLLRVWDGVLAMPIIGALSPRRTQTITATLLEEVIRSSTRSVILDVTGVDTVDAETADALLRIVSAVELLGAKCHLSGIRGEVARTLSASPIDLGGLRTFATVRQALRHCLPLTAAR comes from the coding sequence ATGCTGGAGTTCTCCCCCCACGAGGGCCAGATCCGCCTCGGCCCGGATCGGATGTTGATCTTCCGGCAGGCTGCGTTCGGCGTGCTGCGCGCATTGCTGTTCGAGCGGCTCGGCCTCGAGATGACGAACAGCGTCCTCGCGCAGTTCGGTCATCGGTGTGGGCAAGGCGATTACGTCGCGCTCAACGCCATGTTCGATTGGGACACGGACGAAGATCGTGTCGGGTCGGGCCCGGTGCTCCATTCATGGGAGGGGCTCGTCCTCGCGAAGCCGGAGCACCTCCATTTCAATCGAGCCGAGGGGTCGTTCCACATGTACGGCGCGTGGGAGAGCTCCTACGAGGCGGAGATCCATCGGGAGCACATCGGCGAGAGCGGCGCCCCGGTATGCTTCACGCTGGCGGGATACGCCTCCGGTTACGCGTCGGCGTTCATGGATCGGCCGATGCTCTGCGTGGAGACGCAATGCGCCGCGGCCGGCGCGGAGGTGTGCCGCTGGGAGATCCAGCCGGAAGACGCGTGGGACACGCGGGCAGATCCCTACCGACGCGCGCTCGCGGCGACGGGCAGCACGATTCAAAAGGAGCTCGAGCGATCCCTCGAGCGATTGTCCACGCCGCTCCTGCGCGTCTGGGACGGCGTCCTTGCGATGCCGATCATCGGCGCGCTCTCCCCGCGGCGAACGCAGACGATCACGGCGACGCTGCTCGAGGAGGTCATCCGTTCGTCGACGCGGAGCGTGATCCTCGACGTGACGGGCGTCGATACGGTGGACGCCGAGACGGCGGACGCGCTCTTGCGCATCGTGTCGGCGGTGGAGCTGCTCGGCGCGAAATGCCACCTCTCCGGCATACGCGGCGAGGTGGCGCGGACCTTGTCGGCCTCCCCGATCGACCTCGGCGGGCTCCGCACCTTCGCGACGGTCCGACAGGCCTTGCGCCATTGCTTGCCGCTCACCGCGGCGCGTTGA
- a CDS encoding class I SAM-dependent methyltransferase — MASPDKHAPAGLDVEALNDELAREHPIDAYYERSFLPIRLIERGRLAIIRRFIGPADGLDLAEIGSGGGHVLRMFPRARITAIDVSDVFLDTARKNLAGYDARFLKGEVDKMDLPARSFDRIICTEVLEHCEDPGAILGAITRLLRPEGAAVITVPNDPLILGLKGFVRKTPIGWALGDRIEWGGDRYHLHTWTPAEFERLLERFFRVTHRAASPSDLLPIRACFRCVLR, encoded by the coding sequence ATGGCGAGTCCGGACAAACACGCGCCCGCGGGCCTCGACGTCGAGGCCTTGAACGACGAGCTCGCCCGCGAGCACCCGATCGACGCCTATTACGAGCGCTCGTTCTTGCCGATCCGGCTCATCGAGAGGGGCCGCCTCGCCATCATTCGCCGCTTCATCGGCCCTGCGGACGGCCTCGACCTCGCCGAGATCGGCTCGGGCGGCGGGCACGTCCTGCGCATGTTCCCGCGGGCCCGCATCACGGCGATCGACGTCTCCGACGTCTTCCTCGACACGGCCCGGAAAAACCTGGCGGGGTACGACGCGCGTTTCTTGAAGGGTGAGGTCGACAAGATGGACCTGCCGGCCCGCTCGTTCGACCGGATCATCTGCACCGAGGTCCTCGAGCATTGCGAGGATCCGGGCGCGATCCTCGGGGCGATCACGCGGCTGCTCCGGCCCGAGGGCGCGGCGGTCATCACGGTCCCGAACGACCCGCTCATCCTCGGCTTGAAGGGCTTCGTCCGCAAGACGCCCATCGGCTGGGCCCTCGGGGATCGCATCGAATGGGGCGGCGACCGGTACCACCTGCACACGTGGACCCCGGCCGAATTCGAGCGCCTGCTCGAACGGTTCTTCCGGGTCACCCACCGCGCCGCGTCGCCGTCGGACCTACTCCCGATCCGGGCGTGTTTCCGCTGCGTGCTCCGGTAG